A single genomic interval of Halorubrum aethiopicum harbors:
- a CDS encoding DUF1405 domain-containing protein, with translation MDIVGALGRDPPERGPAESGRLPRWAAPLPAALENVAYRFVWVIVAINLLGTAFGFWYYRFQFARVPVEMWAFVPDSPGATLLIALALASWAVGRSSDTLAALAFFGNVKLGLWTPYVLVVFYPEFLATSGPALYAFLLVSHLGMVVQAFVLHRMTDFPVRAVAVATAWYTVDLLMDYFVPVIDGVTHTSLPYPDAQPWFTTTVLQVAAAGAVVLTVVPLFLALATRVETLRIRE, from the coding sequence ATGGACATCGTCGGCGCGCTCGGCCGCGACCCGCCGGAGCGCGGACCCGCGGAATCCGGCCGGCTCCCCCGGTGGGCCGCGCCGCTGCCGGCGGCGCTGGAGAACGTCGCCTACCGGTTCGTCTGGGTCATCGTCGCGATCAACCTCCTCGGGACGGCCTTCGGCTTCTGGTACTACCGCTTCCAGTTCGCCCGGGTGCCCGTCGAGATGTGGGCGTTCGTTCCGGACAGCCCGGGCGCGACGCTGCTCATCGCGCTCGCGCTCGCCTCGTGGGCGGTCGGCCGCTCCAGCGACACCCTCGCGGCGCTCGCCTTCTTCGGGAACGTCAAACTCGGGCTGTGGACGCCGTACGTGCTCGTCGTCTTCTACCCCGAGTTCCTCGCGACCTCGGGGCCCGCGCTGTACGCGTTCCTCCTCGTGAGCCACCTCGGGATGGTGGTCCAGGCGTTCGTGCTCCACCGGATGACCGACTTCCCGGTGCGGGCGGTCGCGGTCGCGACGGCGTGGTACACCGTCGACCTGCTGATGGACTACTTCGTCCCGGTGATCGACGGGGTCACCCACACGTCGCTGCCGTATCCGGACGCCCAACCCTGGTTCACGACGACGGTCCTCCAGGTCGCCGCCGCCGGCGCGGTCGTGCTCACGGTCGTGCCGCTGTTCCTCGCGCTCGCGACCCGCGTCGAGACGCTGCGGATTCGCGAGTGA
- a CDS encoding FxsA family protein: MRPRTLLALLLVIPFADALFLVFVATRLGWVMTVGLVVLTAILGMLLLRAEGRATLARVQRKLARGEPPTDELLDGGLLIAAGAFLLTPGLVTDALGFLLALPITRVPIRMAVKRYVVVPYIDSETGGFATGNVYIGGFPGGEGFGGQGDFSGDPEDFPGGFPGASGDDGDDGDDGFPGGVGGPEAGGRGGDEENDSEDVVDVEYTVEDDREGESRSG, translated from the coding sequence ATGCGCCCGCGAACGCTGCTCGCGTTGCTTCTCGTCATCCCCTTCGCCGACGCCCTGTTCCTCGTCTTCGTCGCGACGCGGCTCGGCTGGGTGATGACGGTCGGACTCGTCGTGTTGACGGCGATCCTCGGGATGCTGCTCTTACGCGCGGAGGGTCGGGCGACGCTCGCGCGAGTCCAACGGAAGCTCGCCCGCGGGGAGCCGCCGACGGACGAGCTGCTCGACGGCGGGCTCCTCATCGCCGCCGGCGCGTTCCTGCTCACGCCGGGGCTCGTCACCGACGCGCTCGGGTTCCTCCTCGCGTTGCCGATCACGCGGGTCCCGATCCGCATGGCGGTCAAGCGGTACGTCGTCGTGCCCTACATCGACAGCGAGACCGGCGGCTTCGCCACCGGGAACGTGTACATCGGGGGTTTCCCCGGCGGGGAGGGGTTCGGCGGCCAGGGCGACTTCTCCGGCGACCCGGAGGACTTCCCCGGCGGATTTCCGGGCGCGTCCGGAGACGACGGTGACGACGGGGACGACGGCTTCCCGGGCGGGGTCGGCGGTCCCGAAGCGGGGGGACGCGGGGGCGACGAGGAGAACGACTCCGAGGACGTCGTCGACGTGGAGTACACGGTCGAGGACGACCGGGAAGGCGAGAGCCGCTCCGGGTGA